CTCCAGAACCGCTGCTTCTTAGATGTAGTTAGCAGATAGTTGGACATTGTAATACGAGCATCCTTGCACACAGATAAAGGGTCTTCGTGCGTTGCTGGGTAATTATGCACGCTAGTCTCATCTCTTTGAGACCTAGTTTCGTTATCGATGGAAAGAACACTAACAGTAGCATCACTGACATTTCCAGTAACTTTCTTGCATGAATGTGGAGACGTTTTCCTTCTGCTTTCGCACGGTTTTTGTTTATCTGTCACCTTGAACGTGGCTGTGTAAGCGAAGTGGTCCGAATAAGAGCCGATTCCGGGTATTCGCTCGGTAAATACGACCGATGCATCCACTGCGGTAAGCATATCACCTCCAACAAAAGCATAGTCAAGTCTGCATGCTTCAGTTGGAGCCCTGGATGCCCTCCAAGTGTTAATAGTGGAATCGCAAGTTGTTCCAGCAAGCTTTACTTGATCAGACGGTGACATAAGTGCAATTTTCGATAATGGAAGAGGCTCGTGAAGCATAAGCCATGAATCCTTGAGCTTACCTACACTGGAAAGAATCCGGTGAGGTAAAGTTCCGGGTCTGGAGTTGAGATCTCCAACCAATATGACACCGTATCCTTGATTTTTGAGTCTTATAGTAAGCCCAGCAAGATCCCAGGCCTGCGTTGTTCGATGACATTCATAGGCAGCATCTCCTGTTAAAGCATACGGTGCATGCATATGCGAATTAACGAGAGCAATACGATGTCCAGTGTCAGTTGGCTCCAAAATCGTTACAGATGCAGATTTTCCGACGTACCAATCACCTCTGTAAAAGGCAGATGGACGCCCATTGACCGCATAGCGGTACAAGAATGTTTCTACTATTGGAAATCTGGACAAAACTGCAAGACCTGGTCCGGATATCATTCCAGAAGAAAACCACCTTCTATAAGGATATCGAAGAGCACAAACGCGATCGATATAGTCCCAATCATCCTGACACCAGACCTCCTGAAGTGCCACTATGTCGTAGTTGTCTGTTTGCAATGCATCATCACCTGATGCAAGTCTGTTTGCTACTGCATGCAAACGCTCTTTTCTAAAGTGTGAAACATACTTGAGGCCCCAAAGATTAAACGTGAGGAGTTTGAATTTGaactcttctttctgttttGCCATTTCTCACCCACTGAATTTCGCACTTTTGCTCTTTAATGCTTACTATATTGAGAGAATGTGTGTGTATCTTGCTCTATTAGCTAACTCTCGATGCCGTAATTACCCGATATATTATGCAAATGTTCAACTGATCAATATTCGAATGCCGCCTTGAACTTTATAAACTTGGATTTAAAACTCTAATAATTCTGCAAACAATTCGTCTTGGCGCTTCCTCAATGTGCTGTTTTCCGTAATGTTCCCGTAacacaaagaaaagtgaTACATTTACGTGGTGAAATTTGTGGAGACCGgtgttttccttttttaCGATAAACGAGAAAATAGCAAAACACCAATCTCGTTTGAGCCGGGAGGGAATTTTTCCTGAATTGCTCCGAAATGGTTATGACACTGTGCTTGATGTGATGAGGGGGGAGtgaaaatgtatttttgtCATTCAGATATTATATGTTACTGCAAGGCTTTCATAATTGTGACGTTTTATAGATTTAAGTGTGCCAAATATATGGAAACATAGAATCTTGCTGATTATACATATGGTTTGCAAGTAAATTGGAGTTTATGAACTGAACATCTAAATCAACATCTATTTAGGAATGAATTCTGTATCACATTTTAAAAAGGCACTAATTTTAGCAACCAATCTTATTATTTCAGTTGAATAAAATTTCGCTATGGTATAAAacatgaaattaaaaagaacGTGATATATGATACTGTACGAAGGAATTAGAGTttccaaatgaaaatattaagcTACACCATGAAGAACAGCAAGGCTCagtgaataaaaaatgctAATCTCCCAAACAAATCACACATTGAACAACATCACTCTTACTATGTTGTGTATCGTAGATTGTAGTTGATAGATTCCAATACTCGATACGAAAGTGTCTTTAACCTTAAAGCCAGCATAGCTACAAGAAATAAAGTATCCAATAAGTAATCCGATATCGTAATTTCATCCTCATAGATACATACACAGGTGTGAACACAACAGATACACATAAACATACTCGCGAATTTGAAATGCAGCCACCGTGTATCTTTATGCATGGGTATAAATATTAgcaaaacaaagcaaagaGGAGGAGTGGAATGCAAGTAAGGCAGAGTGCAACAAACGGGAAAGGAGGGAAGCAAGTGAGTAGAATGCAAAACGGAGATAGTACGCACATACAAATCAGATGCCGGCAAGCAGAACGCAAAACAGAGATAGCATGCAAGATATAGCAGGCTGCACCTGACATCTCCAAAGTCtcacttcttctttgctgcaTCTTTACTGGTGGCAGCACTTGTTCTCCTTGCACTGCTCATACTGAGGGTTGTGGCATTTGTGCTGCTGGAGGACCCGGAGTCTCTGTCATGGGAAGCAGGCTTAGTGGGTGAATTTCGCTGGTTGCTAAACACAAACTGGGTCGCACCCGGGCTTCTCCGATTGGTCTGCGGTGTGGCGTTTGGAGGAAAGCGGTAAGAGGGAAAAGATCGTTGCTGGGGTTGCATTTGTTGCTGGGAGTGCCGATAATAGTACGGAGGCTGTTGGGGAGCATAATAGGGTCCGGATTGGGAAAAAGATGTCCCCTGAGTTGATGCTGATCCTAATCCTTGTCCAGGTCCGAACCCTAATCCTTGT
This region of Brettanomyces bruxellensis chromosome 4, complete sequence genomic DNA includes:
- a CDS encoding uncharacterized protein (BUSCO:EOG09263A64) — its product is MAKQKEEFKFKLLTFNLWGLKYVSHFRKERLHAVANRLASGDDALQTDNYDIVALQEVWCQDDWDYIDRVCALRYPYRRWFSSGMISGPGLAVLSRFPIVETFLYRYAVNGRPSAFYRGDWYVGKSASVTILEPTDTGHRIALVNSHMHAPYALTGDAAYECHRTTQAWDLAGLTIRLKNQGYGVILVGDLNSRPGTLPHRILSSVGKLKDSWLMLHEPLPLSKIALMSPSDQVKLAGTTCDSTINTWRASRAPTEACRLDYAFVGGDMLTAVDASVVFTERIPGIGSYSDHFAYTATFKVTDKQKPCESRRKTSPHSCKKVTGNVSDATVSVLSIDNETRSQRDETSVHNYPATHEDPLSVCKDARITMSNYLLTTSKKQRFWRFFHFVVSMVLFIAFIPVIIVVSYQAPWASVIFYIIGCLITVSGVIDGLISFLFGRHEQRALKEEIMQIDDRIRYIQIDRNEHSDEGSHGY